The proteins below come from a single Rariglobus hedericola genomic window:
- a CDS encoding aspartate aminotransferase family protein, whose translation MSALIDSLLNATKEAVLADSAKYWNPDKVRAWAQRGTPLVIGRREGYHLYDMSGHRLIDLHLNGGTYNLGHRNAEIIAELKEALDHFDMGNHHFPAIGRAALAKKLVTTAPSNMRYAVLSSGGGEAIDIGLKCARYATKRRKIISIEKAYHGHTGLALGTADGRYADQFMSAGRPDEFVKVPFNDLAAMEAALALGDAACVIMETIPATYGFPLPADGYLPAVKALCEKYGSLYVADEVQTGLMRCGSGNLWGITGYGVTPDIIVTSKGLSGGLYPIGAVITNAAGGGWLNEDGWGHISTFGGSELGCVAALKTLEITLRPETIANVDAIAAKLRAGLETIQKKHAFFTGIRQRGVIFGLEFNTHPEGAKIVMRELYAKGIWAIFSQLDPRVLQFKPGLLLTPADCDEILTLTEAGISAAASSF comes from the coding sequence ATGTCAGCCCTCATCGACTCTCTCCTCAATGCAACCAAGGAAGCCGTCCTCGCCGACAGCGCCAAATACTGGAACCCCGACAAGGTCCGCGCCTGGGCCCAACGCGGCACGCCCCTCGTCATCGGCCGTCGCGAAGGCTACCACCTCTACGACATGTCGGGCCACCGCCTGATCGACCTCCACCTCAACGGCGGCACCTACAACCTCGGCCATCGTAACGCCGAGATCATCGCCGAACTCAAAGAGGCCCTCGATCACTTCGACATGGGGAACCACCATTTCCCCGCCATCGGCCGAGCCGCGCTCGCCAAAAAACTCGTCACCACCGCGCCGTCCAACATGCGCTACGCCGTCCTCTCCAGCGGCGGAGGCGAAGCCATCGACATCGGCCTCAAGTGCGCCCGCTACGCAACCAAGCGCCGCAAAATCATCTCCATCGAAAAAGCCTACCACGGCCACACCGGACTCGCCCTCGGCACCGCCGACGGACGCTACGCCGACCAATTCATGAGCGCCGGTCGCCCCGACGAATTCGTCAAGGTTCCCTTCAACGACCTCGCCGCCATGGAGGCCGCGCTCGCCCTCGGCGATGCCGCCTGCGTCATCATGGAAACCATCCCCGCGACCTACGGTTTCCCGCTCCCCGCCGACGGCTACCTCCCCGCCGTCAAAGCCCTCTGCGAAAAATACGGCTCCCTCTACGTCGCCGACGAAGTCCAGACCGGACTCATGCGCTGCGGCTCCGGCAACCTCTGGGGCATCACCGGCTACGGCGTCACGCCCGACATCATTGTCACGAGCAAAGGCCTCAGCGGCGGCCTCTATCCCATCGGCGCCGTCATCACCAACGCCGCCGGCGGCGGCTGGCTCAACGAAGACGGCTGGGGCCATATCTCCACCTTTGGCGGTTCCGAACTCGGCTGCGTCGCCGCCCTAAAGACCCTCGAAATCACCCTCCGCCCCGAGACCATCGCCAACGTGGACGCCATCGCCGCGAAACTCCGTGCCGGCCTCGAGACCATTCAGAAAAAACACGCCTTCTTCACGGGCATCCGCCAGCGCGGTGTGATCTTCGGCCTCGAGTTCAACACGCACCCCGAAGGCGCGAAAATCGTCATGCGCGAACTCTACGCGAAAGGCATCTGGGCGATTTTTTCGCAACTCGACCCGCGCGTCCTCCAATTCAAACCCGGCCTCCTCCTTACGCCCGCCGATTGCGACGAAATCCTGACCCTCACCGAAGCCGGCATCTCCGCCGCCGCATCCAGTTTCTAA
- a CDS encoding cysteine hydrolase family protein produces MSWRTAYRSFYYETMNGDDIPDIVLDPEKTALLVIDLQVAYLPEATPPHATPADIAEWHRWAPFRERMTGTVLPATQRLLAHFRGTQREVLFVRIACLTKDGRDRSLSHARPGFNNLLLPHIGADSQILPQVAPLADEIVITKTTDSALTGTNLRLLLSNLGIRNVVVCGIFTDQCVASTVRSLADESFNVIVVDDACAAATDELHRAELTIINNIYCQVLTTDETLSALNPA; encoded by the coding sequence ATGAGCTGGCGCACCGCGTATCGATCTTTCTACTACGAAACCATGAACGGGGATGATATCCCCGACATCGTCCTCGACCCGGAGAAAACCGCGCTGCTTGTGATCGACCTTCAAGTCGCCTACCTGCCCGAGGCCACGCCGCCTCACGCCACGCCCGCCGACATCGCCGAGTGGCACCGCTGGGCGCCTTTCCGCGAACGCATGACCGGCACCGTGCTCCCCGCCACGCAACGCCTCCTCGCGCATTTCCGCGGCACCCAACGCGAAGTCCTCTTCGTTCGCATCGCCTGCCTTACCAAGGACGGCCGCGACCGATCCCTCAGTCACGCCCGTCCCGGCTTCAACAACCTCCTCCTCCCGCACATTGGCGCCGATTCCCAAATCCTCCCGCAAGTCGCCCCGCTCGCCGACGAAATCGTCATCACCAAAACCACCGATAGCGCGCTCACCGGCACCAACCTCCGCCTGCTCCTATCCAATCTAGGCATCCGCAATGTCGTCGTCTGCGGCATCTTCACCGACCAGTGCGTCGCCAGCACCGTGCGCTCCCTCGCCGACGAAAGTTTCAACGTGATCGTCGTGGACGACGCCTGCGCCGCCGCGACCGACGAACTCCACCGCGCCGAGCTCACCATCATCAACAACATCTACTGCCAGGTCCTCACCACCGACGAAACGCTTTCAGCCCTCAACCCCGCCTAA
- the fabG gene encoding 3-oxoacyl-ACP reductase FabG, protein MSASLKNKSVIVTGGSKGIGKGIARIFAQHGAKVLVVARTTSEGEATVAELIAAGGTVAFCQADVATRAGVDHMAATAVSLYGGIDVLCANAGAFPALKFADMTEEAWDGIFATNVKSMFLSIQACLPHLKKSTAPRIVLTSSITGPITGFPGWSHYGATKAAQLGFLRTAAIEFAKDNITINAVLPGNILTEGLIGMGADYIAATAACVPLGKLGTVEDIGHAAAFLASAEANYITGQTITVDGGQILPESPAALTA, encoded by the coding sequence ATGTCAGCCTCCCTCAAAAACAAATCAGTCATCGTCACCGGTGGCAGCAAAGGCATCGGCAAAGGCATTGCCCGCATCTTCGCGCAACACGGTGCCAAAGTCCTCGTCGTCGCCCGCACCACGTCCGAAGGCGAGGCGACCGTCGCCGAACTCATCGCCGCCGGCGGCACCGTCGCCTTCTGCCAAGCCGATGTCGCGACCCGCGCCGGCGTCGATCACATGGCCGCGACCGCCGTGTCGCTCTACGGCGGCATCGACGTCCTCTGCGCCAACGCCGGGGCCTTCCCCGCGCTCAAGTTCGCCGACATGACTGAAGAGGCGTGGGACGGCATTTTCGCGACCAACGTGAAAAGCATGTTCCTCTCGATCCAAGCGTGCCTCCCGCATCTCAAAAAGAGCACCGCGCCCCGCATCGTCCTCACGTCCTCAATCACCGGCCCGATCACCGGCTTTCCCGGCTGGTCGCACTACGGCGCCACCAAAGCCGCCCAACTTGGTTTCCTCCGCACTGCCGCCATCGAATTCGCCAAGGATAACATCACCATCAACGCCGTCCTTCCCGGCAACATTCTTACCGAAGGCCTGATCGGCATGGGCGCCGACTACATCGCCGCCACCGCCGCCTGCGTCCCGCTCGGCAAACTCGGCACCGTTGAAGACATCGGCCACGCCGCCGCCTTCCTCGCCTCCGCCGAAGCCAACTACATCACCGGCCAAACCATCACCGTGGACGGTGGCCAGATTCTCCCCGAGTCCCCCGCCGCGCTCACCGCCTGA
- a CDS encoding ABC transporter permease yields MIVTRTQKTGFSFYAGLVLLVFYFPVFCIIVASLSKKRFFSFPYTSDDMTFKWYNDAINSPQVHDFVGVSLRIAGITAVASVAIGFFSALAYARYRWRGRQTFQRLVLLPLFFPQSVLGLALLMWFSFLDVTTAWWTAAIAHTVWIAPITTLIISIQAYGLDESLEEAARDMGATRWQIMRKITIPLLLPGMISATCFAVLLSWGNFALSLYTTGADSALPEWLYARMTSGYQPMVPAVGVINVGVAIILVIALFAIVRWSTRKSRHSTSSH; encoded by the coding sequence ATGATTGTCACTCGCACCCAGAAAACCGGTTTCAGTTTTTACGCGGGCCTCGTGCTGCTCGTGTTCTACTTCCCCGTCTTCTGCATCATCGTCGCCTCGCTCTCCAAGAAGCGCTTCTTCTCCTTTCCTTACACGTCGGACGACATGACGTTTAAATGGTATAACGATGCGATCAACTCTCCGCAGGTTCATGATTTCGTCGGCGTGAGTTTGCGCATCGCCGGCATCACCGCCGTCGCCTCGGTTGCCATCGGCTTTTTCTCCGCGCTCGCCTACGCCCGCTACCGCTGGCGCGGACGCCAGACGTTCCAGCGCCTCGTGCTTCTGCCGCTCTTCTTTCCCCAGTCGGTGCTCGGACTCGCCCTGCTCATGTGGTTTAGCTTCCTCGACGTCACCACCGCCTGGTGGACCGCCGCCATCGCGCACACCGTGTGGATCGCGCCCATTACCACGCTGATCATCTCGATCCAAGCCTACGGACTCGACGAATCGCTCGAAGAAGCCGCCCGCGACATGGGCGCGACCCGCTGGCAGATTATGCGCAAGATCACCATCCCGCTTCTGCTCCCCGGCATGATCAGCGCCACGTGTTTTGCCGTGCTGCTCTCGTGGGGTAATTTCGCCCTCTCGCTCTACACAACCGGTGCCGACAGCGCGCTGCCCGAGTGGCTCTACGCCCGTATGACCAGCGGTTATCAACCGATGGTTCCCGCAGTCGGCGTCATCAACGTCGGCGTCGCCATCATCCTCGTGATCGCCCTCTTCGCCATTGTCCGCTGGAGCACCCGCAAGTCCCGCCACTCCACCTCGTCGCATTGA
- a CDS encoding ABC transporter permease: MSDASPVTPQKPRLLERLPGLIGALSASPFALLMLFGFVAPLLCVVWFGFMPPKTFSLLQAPTLENYQTIFNQTYFKSALWSLGLASVTVVILLVICFPLAFAMAKIFRGAASFITYAIATSLFVSENIRLFGWVIGFMKNGVVGGTLSKVLGLQIDSLLYNIPVIILGMVYVYLPFMLFPLVLGVKMVPDQVREAAFDLGASRWQVFKKIDLPLAMPGVMIGSLLVFVLSVGAISEAKILGGQKVVTIASDIESEFTYAQNWPLGSALSTMFIALTTVVVFFALSRFDLEKLLGKKPSE, encoded by the coding sequence ATGAGCGACGCGTCTCCAGTCACTCCGCAAAAGCCACGGCTGCTTGAGCGCCTGCCCGGTCTCATCGGCGCGCTCTCCGCCTCGCCGTTTGCGTTGCTCATGTTGTTCGGTTTCGTCGCGCCTCTCCTCTGCGTCGTGTGGTTCGGATTCATGCCGCCGAAAACCTTCAGTCTTCTGCAGGCACCGACCCTCGAAAACTACCAGACGATTTTCAACCAGACGTATTTCAAATCCGCCCTCTGGTCGCTCGGCCTCGCCTCCGTTACCGTCGTCATCCTGCTCGTCATCTGTTTCCCTCTGGCCTTTGCCATGGCCAAGATCTTCAGGGGTGCCGCGAGTTTCATCACCTACGCCATCGCGACCTCGCTTTTCGTTTCCGAAAATATCCGCCTTTTCGGCTGGGTCATCGGCTTCATGAAAAACGGTGTGGTTGGCGGCACGCTTTCCAAGGTCTTAGGGCTCCAGATCGACTCCCTGCTCTATAACATCCCGGTGATCATTCTCGGCATGGTTTACGTTTATCTGCCGTTCATGCTCTTTCCGCTCGTGCTCGGTGTGAAGATGGTGCCCGACCAAGTCCGTGAAGCCGCCTTCGATCTCGGCGCGAGCCGCTGGCAGGTCTTCAAAAAAATTGACCTCCCGCTCGCCATGCCCGGCGTGATGATTGGCTCGCTGCTCGTGTTCGTGCTTTCGGTCGGCGCGATTTCCGAGGCAAAAATCCTCGGCGGACAAAAGGTTGTCACCATCGCCTCCGACATCGAGTCCGAGTTCACCTACGCGCAAAACTGGCCGCTCGGATCCGCGCTTTCGACGATGTTCATCGCGCTGACCACCGTGGTCGTCTTCTTCGCGCTCAGCCGCTTCGACCTCGAAAAACTCCTCGGCAAAAAACCGTCCGAATGA
- a CDS encoding ABC transporter ATP-binding protein yields MTPACTYRPIMDDSATPILEVANVTKRFGKFTAVNDVSFKIADGEFFTLVGPSGSGKTTLLRMLVGMEKPTTGELRLRGKIVNDLAPNKRPTCMVFQSLALFPHMTVGKNVEFPLAIRGERESERRTRAWELLKLLHLDPNRYYDKNVTQCSGGERQRVALARALAYDPDILFFDEPLSALDARLRKTLQKELKDIQRSTKKTFCYVTHSLEEAMVMSDRVAILRAGMIEQIGQPDEIYASPKNAFVAEFMGEVNLLDITASGGTTAEWDTGRKPLVLNLPAPLDAGTKRKLLIRPESLRFIDPGETAGNTVPVRILNQFSLGSRVQYHVEVVPGCTLTVERLREERASGTDTILGWDLADSQILES; encoded by the coding sequence ATGACTCCCGCCTGCACCTATCGCCCGATCATGGATGATTCCGCCACGCCCATACTAGAAGTCGCCAACGTCACCAAGCGCTTCGGAAAATTCACCGCCGTCAATGACGTCAGTTTCAAGATTGCCGACGGCGAGTTCTTCACGCTCGTCGGCCCCAGCGGCAGCGGAAAGACCACGCTTCTCCGCATGTTGGTGGGTATGGAAAAACCCACTACGGGCGAACTTCGTCTACGGGGGAAAATCGTCAATGACCTCGCGCCCAACAAGCGCCCGACCTGCATGGTCTTCCAGTCGCTCGCCCTTTTCCCTCACATGACCGTGGGCAAAAACGTCGAGTTTCCGCTCGCGATCCGCGGTGAGCGTGAGAGCGAGCGCCGCACGCGAGCCTGGGAGTTGCTCAAGCTCCTCCACCTCGATCCCAACCGCTACTACGACAAAAACGTCACCCAGTGCTCCGGTGGCGAACGCCAGCGCGTCGCCCTTGCCCGCGCGCTGGCCTACGACCCCGACATCCTTTTCTTCGACGAACCGCTTTCTGCCTTGGACGCCCGCCTGCGCAAAACACTTCAGAAGGAACTCAAGGACATCCAGCGCAGCACCAAAAAGACCTTCTGCTACGTCACCCATTCGCTCGAAGAGGCGATGGTCATGAGCGACCGCGTCGCTATTCTCCGCGCCGGCATGATCGAGCAGATCGGCCAACCCGACGAAATCTACGCTTCTCCCAAAAACGCCTTCGTCGCCGAGTTCATGGGCGAAGTGAACCTCCTGGATATCACCGCCTCCGGCGGCACCACCGCCGAATGGGATACCGGTCGCAAGCCGCTCGTGCTCAACCTGCCTGCACCGCTCGACGCCGGCACGAAGCGCAAGCTGCTCATCCGTCCTGAATCGCTCCGTTTCATCGACCCCGGCGAGACCGCTGGCAACACCGTGCCCGTGCGCATCCTCAACCAGTTCTCCCTTGGCTCGCGTGTCCAATATCACGTCGAAGTGGTCCCTGGTTGCACGCTCACCGTCGAGCGTCTCCGCGAAGAGCGCGCCTCTGGCACCGACACCATCCTCGGCTGGGACCTTGCTGACAGTCAGATCCTCGAATCATGA
- a CDS encoding ABC transporter substrate-binding protein: protein MNTTHNYNRRDFMKIAGTAAAGLAFTSLPSTSFAASKRDKELNILCWEGYNSDNVLNPFRGMHKGLSLKAESGTDDPSMINKLRAGEIKVWDLINLNQCWAREQMWKEKLIKPLDRKRFEPYIEKMMPMFYNKTMGINPFALSPDGKELIGMMQRFGPMNFVVNTKKISVKTAEDQGLPMFLDPKMKGKYGLLAWDNWNVMHMCITAGFSPYKMHTPEEVELFKKTAQTLFANAKMIGGDPAQLNQALINGEIDAIYSGGTYTCSVARKEGFSEVYHVSPLRGPLEGGKGSLQWFEVTSVVNNPDVSPLAEDFLEYVQRPDICHTVAMAEASHNPVTQMSQPEVFAKFKKDELNCFQWDTLEADMTRSVDYQVVPDNDLLTSIYNEAKRTREG from the coding sequence ATGAATACAACGCACAACTACAACCGCCGCGATTTCATGAAAATCGCCGGCACCGCCGCCGCCGGCCTTGCCTTCACCTCCCTGCCCTCCACCTCGTTTGCCGCCAGCAAGCGCGACAAGGAGCTCAACATTCTCTGCTGGGAGGGCTACAACAGTGACAACGTCCTGAATCCTTTCCGTGGCATGCACAAGGGGCTCAGTTTGAAAGCCGAGTCCGGCACCGACGATCCGAGCATGATCAACAAGCTCCGCGCCGGCGAAATCAAGGTCTGGGACCTGATCAATCTCAACCAATGCTGGGCCCGCGAGCAGATGTGGAAGGAGAAGCTCATCAAGCCGCTCGATCGTAAGCGCTTCGAGCCCTACATCGAAAAGATGATGCCCATGTTCTATAACAAGACGATGGGTATTAACCCCTTTGCCCTCTCGCCCGACGGCAAGGAACTCATCGGCATGATGCAGCGCTTCGGCCCGATGAACTTTGTCGTCAATACCAAGAAAATTTCCGTCAAGACCGCCGAGGACCAAGGCCTGCCCATGTTCCTCGATCCGAAAATGAAGGGCAAATACGGCCTGCTCGCGTGGGACAACTGGAACGTGATGCACATGTGTATCACCGCCGGTTTCTCGCCCTACAAGATGCACACGCCCGAGGAGGTCGAGCTCTTCAAAAAGACCGCGCAAACTCTCTTCGCCAACGCCAAGATGATCGGCGGCGATCCCGCCCAGCTCAACCAGGCGCTCATCAACGGCGAGATCGACGCCATCTACAGCGGCGGCACCTACACGTGCTCCGTCGCCCGCAAGGAAGGCTTCAGCGAGGTCTATCACGTCTCGCCGCTAAGGGGACCGCTCGAGGGCGGCAAGGGTTCGCTCCAGTGGTTCGAGGTCACATCAGTCGTCAACAATCCCGACGTCAGCCCGCTCGCCGAGGACTTCCTCGAATACGTGCAGCGTCCCGACATCTGCCATACCGTCGCCATGGCCGAGGCTTCGCATAATCCCGTCACCCAGATGTCGCAGCCCGAGGTCTTCGCCAAGTTCAAGAAAGACGAACTCAACTGCTTCCAGTGGGACACGCTCGAGGCCGATATGACGCGCAGCGTCGATTACCAAGTCGTGCCCGACAACGACCTGCTCACCTCGATCTACAACGAGGCCAAGCGCACTCGCGAGGGCTGA
- a CDS encoding LysR substrate-binding domain-containing protein, giving the protein MPSILNHAVELRHLLYFQALAQHGSFTRAAAVIGLRQPTLSQQIHQMEKALGVPLFDRARRRCRLTSAGEMLLPYVRRVLAEMENLRSSLDDLSDLKRGSLTVAVLPSVTHQLLPLALEKFHEDYSGIQVRILEMSVDEMERALVMGTVELGIGHTPPAETSLRHQSLYAEELVAVVATSDRLARRESATMEEISTRPLLVPPPGYGTRTLLLKAFAKVRRTPNFALELSSVDMLLHMVAAGSGLGIVPSSALWGRVAKDYAVVRIIRPTPKRQIGFLTLHGVHTRPAAEAFIPIVRAVAKNLGE; this is encoded by the coding sequence ATGCCATCTATACTCAATCATGCCGTCGAATTGCGGCACCTCCTTTACTTCCAGGCACTGGCGCAACACGGGAGTTTCACGCGCGCGGCCGCGGTGATCGGCCTGCGGCAGCCGACGCTTTCACAGCAAATTCACCAAATGGAAAAGGCGCTCGGCGTGCCGCTGTTCGACCGCGCACGGAGGCGCTGCCGCCTTACCTCGGCGGGCGAAATGCTGCTGCCTTACGTGCGCCGCGTGCTCGCGGAAATGGAAAACCTGCGGAGCTCGCTGGACGACCTTAGTGATTTGAAACGAGGTTCGCTCACCGTGGCGGTGCTGCCCTCGGTCACTCATCAGTTACTGCCGCTCGCGCTGGAAAAATTCCATGAAGATTACTCCGGTATCCAAGTCCGGATACTTGAGATGTCGGTCGACGAGATGGAGCGCGCGCTCGTGATGGGCACGGTGGAGCTGGGGATCGGCCATACGCCCCCAGCCGAGACCAGCCTGAGGCACCAATCGCTTTATGCCGAGGAACTGGTAGCGGTGGTGGCCACTTCCGACCGGCTGGCACGGCGGGAATCCGCCACAATGGAAGAAATCAGCACGCGTCCGCTGCTGGTGCCGCCGCCCGGCTACGGCACGCGAACCCTGCTGTTAAAGGCCTTCGCCAAGGTCCGGCGCACCCCGAACTTCGCGTTGGAACTCAGCTCGGTCGACATGCTGCTGCACATGGTGGCGGCGGGCAGCGGACTGGGCATCGTGCCGTCGTCGGCATTGTGGGGCCGCGTCGCCAAAGACTACGCCGTGGTGCGGATCATCCGCCCCACCCCTAAGCGCCAGATCGGTTTTCTGACGTTACATGGCGTTCACACGCGGCCGGCGGCCGAGGCGTTTATCCCGATCGTGCGCGCAGTGGCAAAAAACCTCGGCGAGTAA
- a CDS encoding MFS transporter — protein sequence MSQPADQAPVKKSEIFGWCCFDFANSAFTTIIITAVYFVYFQKVVMSGAAEASTWWGVALAVSQLGAIIVSPFIGALADVQASKKKFLMATAIVCSLATASLYFVGPGEPLLALVLVVLANFAFSLSETLCAGFLPEISTPQNAGRISGYGWSFGYFGGLLSLVLALLIIKSGEGRVPWTFVMTGVFFMLASLPTLLLVRERARPRTLAPGRTLFAEAWGANLRSLRELPSHRTLAAFLVSLMFSTAGLVAVVAFAGGYADGVLKMTPEEFIKLLVVLQLSGVAGAYGFGLLQDRAGPKFALSLSLILWIFVCVAGAYCSSKLQFYGIGALAGIAMGALQSAGRAVVSTLTPEGRGGEFFGFWGFFTKLAGVIGQPVFGVLATHFGFRTAILVNAGFFVVGLVILLPLSLTPSVAVARNET from the coding sequence ATGAGCCAACCCGCCGACCAAGCACCGGTTAAGAAAAGTGAGATCTTTGGTTGGTGCTGTTTCGACTTCGCGAATTCGGCGTTTACGACGATCATCATCACGGCGGTCTACTTCGTGTATTTCCAAAAGGTCGTGATGTCGGGAGCCGCCGAAGCCTCGACTTGGTGGGGCGTGGCGCTGGCCGTTTCACAATTAGGCGCAATCATCGTGTCACCGTTTATCGGCGCGCTGGCCGACGTGCAGGCCAGTAAGAAAAAATTTCTGATGGCGACCGCGATCGTGTGTTCACTGGCGACGGCCAGTCTTTATTTTGTCGGTCCGGGCGAGCCGTTGCTCGCGCTCGTGCTCGTGGTGCTCGCGAATTTCGCTTTCTCGTTGAGCGAGACACTGTGCGCCGGATTCCTGCCCGAGATCAGCACGCCGCAAAATGCCGGACGCATTTCCGGTTATGGTTGGAGTTTCGGGTATTTTGGCGGCCTCCTGAGTCTGGTGCTGGCGCTGCTGATCATTAAAAGCGGGGAAGGGCGCGTGCCGTGGACCTTTGTGATGACGGGCGTGTTTTTTATGCTGGCGAGCCTGCCGACCCTGCTGCTTGTGCGTGAACGTGCACGTCCGCGCACGCTGGCGCCGGGGCGGACTTTGTTCGCGGAGGCCTGGGGTGCGAATCTGCGTTCGCTGCGTGAACTGCCGAGTCATCGCACGCTGGCGGCGTTTCTGGTGTCGCTCATGTTTTCCACGGCTGGCCTCGTGGCCGTGGTGGCATTTGCAGGCGGCTATGCCGATGGCGTGCTCAAAATGACGCCGGAAGAATTCATCAAATTGCTCGTGGTTTTGCAGCTGTCCGGTGTCGCGGGCGCTTATGGCTTCGGTCTTTTGCAGGATCGCGCAGGTCCCAAGTTCGCCCTGTCGCTTTCGCTCATCCTGTGGATCTTCGTGTGCGTGGCCGGCGCGTATTGCTCCAGCAAACTGCAGTTTTACGGGATCGGCGCGCTGGCGGGCATTGCGATGGGTGCGTTGCAATCCGCCGGACGTGCGGTGGTGTCCACGCTCACACCTGAAGGACGCGGCGGAGAGTTTTTTGGCTTCTGGGGATTCTTCACCAAGCTGGCGGGCGTGATCGGTCAGCCGGTGTTCGGTGTGTTGGCGACGCACTTTGGCTTTCGCACGGCGATTCTCGTCAACGCCGGTTTCTTCGTGGTGGGCTTGGTGATCCTGCTTCCATTGTCGCTGACGCCGTCGGTCGCCGTCGCGCGTAACGAGACTTGA
- a CDS encoding acyl-CoA desaturase gives MTDSVSSRPSFFRRAATAVTQWIDSDYCPEGAEKMRNEPDKVDWVRVMPFAILHLGCFGIIWVGVSAFAAWAAVFLYFVRMFAVTGIHHRYFSHKTYSTSRAGQFFLALWAGTTVQRGSLWWAYHHRHHHQHSDDPEDAHSPHVHGFLWSHIGWITSRRNFPTDYSKIKDLQKFPELVWLNRFDLVVPILYAASMFGIGALLEKFAPGLGTNGWQMLVWGFFVSTTALFHGTACINSMAHLMGKRRYKTDDDSRNSFILAIICLGEGWHNNHHRYQSATRNGFYWWEIDPTYYGLKVLSWTGLIWGLKNVPQSVLDEGMRAEHEASVAAAQASSQVRPEHASSLRHVLPAAAAIAVATVNAANTQIPQKPDSAAMHKDLTELAHELDRKAPTAHTPAVSTDTDNAR, from the coding sequence GTGACTGATTCCGTTTCATCCCGTCCCTCGTTTTTCCGCCGTGCGGCCACTGCCGTGACGCAATGGATCGACTCCGATTACTGCCCTGAAGGCGCCGAGAAAATGCGCAACGAACCCGACAAGGTTGATTGGGTGCGCGTTATGCCATTCGCCATCCTCCACCTCGGTTGCTTCGGCATCATTTGGGTGGGCGTGAGCGCGTTCGCCGCCTGGGCCGCCGTATTCCTTTATTTTGTGCGCATGTTTGCCGTCACCGGTATTCACCACCGCTATTTCTCGCACAAAACCTACAGCACCTCGCGTGCAGGTCAGTTTTTCCTGGCACTCTGGGCCGGCACCACGGTGCAACGCGGTTCGCTCTGGTGGGCGTATCATCATCGCCATCACCACCAACACTCCGACGATCCAGAGGACGCACACTCACCGCACGTTCACGGTTTCCTGTGGTCGCACATCGGCTGGATCACTTCGCGCCGTAATTTCCCGACCGATTATTCGAAGATCAAAGACCTCCAGAAGTTCCCCGAACTCGTCTGGCTTAACCGCTTCGATCTCGTTGTTCCCATCCTCTATGCTGCCTCGATGTTCGGCATCGGCGCCCTCCTCGAAAAGTTCGCCCCCGGCCTCGGCACCAACGGCTGGCAGATGCTCGTGTGGGGCTTCTTCGTGAGCACCACGGCCCTCTTCCACGGCACCGCCTGTATTAACTCGATGGCCCATCTCATGGGTAAACGCCGCTACAAGACCGACGACGATTCGCGCAACAGCTTCATCCTCGCGATCATCTGCCTCGGCGAAGGCTGGCACAACAACCACCACCGCTACCAAAGCGCCACGCGCAACGGTTTCTATTGGTGGGAAATCGACCCGACTTACTACGGCCTCAAGGTTCTCTCCTGGACCGGCCTGATTTGGGGTCTCAAAAATGTGCCGCAATCCGTCCTCGACGAAGGCATGCGCGCCGAACACGAAGCCTCCGTCGCCGCCGCCCAAGCCAGCTCGCAAGTCCGCCCCGAGCACGCCTCGTCCCTGCGTCATGTGCTGCCCGCCGCCGCTGCCATCGCGGTTGCCACGGTCAACGCCGCCAACACCCAGATCCCGCAAAAGCCCGACAGCGCCGCGATGCACAAGGACCTCACCGAGCTCGCCCACGAACTCGACCGCAAGGCCCCGACCGCGCACACGCCGGCAGTCTCCACGGACACCGATAACGCCCGGTAA